One Rhizobium rhododendri DNA segment encodes these proteins:
- a CDS encoding amidohydrolase family protein has translation MPLDVVIANARLPGEPTPVDVGVANGLIAAIAPSLTFEGPVENASGGYLCSGFVDSHIHLDKAGILGRCTICEGTLAEAVRETARAKAGFTVEDVYARAAIVLERAILQGTTLLRTFVEIDPRAGFRSFDAIRQLKADYAWAIDIEICAFAQEGLTQEPETEAMLAQALADGADLVGGCPYTDPDPTEHIRRIFDLAERFGTAVDFHLDFDLDPENSNLPSVISETMARGYSGRVSVGHVTKLSAMPPQAVSEIGSRLADAGVAVTVLPSTDLFLTGRDRDHLVPRGVAPALDLSTLGVVTSIATNNVMNPFTPYGDASLIRMANLYANVAQVSLDADMLGVFAMVTDGAARLMGRERHIKIGAPADMILIDGNDPAEIVREIRPVLAGWKGGRKTFERPRGRLIRP, from the coding sequence ATGCCACTCGACGTCGTCATCGCCAATGCCCGCCTGCCCGGCGAACCGACGCCCGTGGACGTCGGTGTCGCCAACGGCCTGATCGCCGCGATCGCTCCCTCCCTCACATTCGAAGGCCCTGTCGAAAATGCCAGCGGCGGATATCTCTGCAGCGGGTTCGTCGACAGCCACATCCATCTCGACAAGGCCGGCATCCTCGGTAGATGCACCATCTGCGAGGGGACGCTTGCCGAAGCAGTGCGGGAAACGGCGCGGGCGAAAGCCGGCTTTACCGTCGAGGACGTCTATGCCCGCGCAGCCATCGTGCTGGAGCGCGCTATCCTGCAGGGAACGACCCTTCTGCGCACTTTTGTCGAGATCGACCCTCGCGCCGGGTTTCGCTCTTTCGATGCTATCCGCCAGCTGAAAGCGGACTATGCATGGGCCATCGATATCGAGATCTGCGCCTTTGCGCAGGAGGGGCTGACACAGGAGCCGGAAACCGAGGCTATGCTGGCGCAGGCGCTTGCCGACGGCGCTGATCTGGTCGGTGGCTGTCCCTACACCGATCCCGACCCCACGGAGCATATCCGCCGTATCTTCGATCTCGCGGAGCGTTTCGGCACAGCGGTGGACTTCCACCTCGATTTCGATCTGGACCCGGAGAACTCCAACCTTCCCTCGGTGATTTCAGAGACGATGGCGCGCGGTTACAGTGGGCGGGTCTCGGTCGGCCATGTGACCAAGCTTTCGGCAATGCCGCCGCAGGCGGTTTCCGAGATCGGTAGCCGGCTAGCCGACGCCGGTGTGGCAGTGACGGTGCTGCCGTCAACAGACCTCTTCCTGACCGGCCGCGACCGGGATCATCTGGTGCCGCGCGGCGTCGCCCCGGCGCTGGATCTGTCAACGCTCGGCGTGGTGACATCGATCGCCACCAACAATGTCATGAACCCTTTCACCCCCTATGGCGATGCGTCGCTGATCCGTATGGCCAATCTCTACGCCAATGTGGCGCAGGTTTCGCTCGATGCGGACATGCTGGGCGTCTTTGCAATGGTCACCGACGGCGCTGCGCGGTTGATGGGGCGGGAGCGTCATATAAAAATCGGCGCGCCGGCCGACATGATCCTCATCGATGGTAACGATCCGGCTGAGATCGTTCGCGAAATCAGGCCGGTACTGGCTGGCTGGAAAGGCGGCCGCAAGACTTTCGAGCGGCCGCGCGGACGGCTGATCAGGCCTTGA
- the aroQ gene encoding type II 3-dehydroquinate dehydratase — MSLIYVLNGPNLNLLGKRQPEVYGHETLSMVEADCHRVAQEFGHTIRFEQSNREYEIIDWIHAARDEAAAIVINPAAFTHTSVAILDALNAFDGLVIEVHISNVHKREEFRHHSFVSSRADGVIAGLGTEGYQLAIRRISSLLKT; from the coding sequence ATGAGCCTGATCTACGTCCTGAACGGCCCCAACTTGAACCTGCTCGGCAAGCGCCAGCCGGAGGTCTATGGCCATGAGACCCTGTCGATGGTGGAAGCCGATTGCCACCGGGTGGCGCAGGAGTTCGGCCATACGATCCGCTTCGAGCAGAGCAACCGGGAATACGAGATTATCGACTGGATCCATGCGGCCCGCGACGAGGCGGCTGCCATCGTCATCAATCCGGCCGCATTCACCCACACGTCAGTTGCCATCCTCGACGCGCTGAACGCCTTTGACGGCCTGGTGATCGAAGTGCACATTTCGAATGTTCACAAGCGCGAGGAATTTCGGCACCATAGCTTCGTGTCGAGCCGCGCAGACGGCGTTATTGCCGGTCTCGGTACGGAAGGCTATCAACTGGCCATCCGCAGGATCAGCTCGCTGCTGAAGACCTAG
- a CDS encoding zinc-dependent alcohol dehydrogenase: protein MRALCWHGKEDIRCDTVPDPKILHSRDAIIKVTSCAICGSDLHLMGGFAPGMKSGDVMGHETMGEVVEVGSDNKKLKVGDRIVVPFTIGCGECRMCQSGMWSLCERSNPAGAEQAKQMGYATAGLFGFSHLYGGFPGGQAEYLRVPYADVGPIKVPEGLSDEQVLFLSDIFPTGYQAAENCNIQRGDTVAVFGCGPVGLFAIKSAFMLGAERVIAIDTVPERLALARQSGAETLDYAAGNLQQRIVEMTNGKGPDSVIEAVGMESHGEGGIMETLQTDLTSMERPYALQQAIMACRPGGTVSLPGVFVGAAVPVALGAAFGKALTFKMGQTHVQRHLEPLMKRILEGEIDPSFIITHRIGLEDGPEAYKTFRDKKDGCVKVVIHPNA from the coding sequence ATGCGCGCACTCTGCTGGCACGGCAAAGAAGACATCCGTTGCGACACTGTTCCGGATCCGAAAATTCTCCATTCCCGCGATGCAATCATCAAGGTCACAAGCTGCGCCATCTGCGGCTCTGATCTCCATCTCATGGGCGGCTTTGCGCCCGGCATGAAGTCGGGCGACGTGATGGGCCACGAGACTATGGGAGAAGTGGTCGAAGTCGGCTCGGACAACAAAAAGCTCAAAGTGGGCGACAGGATCGTCGTGCCATTCACCATCGGCTGCGGTGAATGCCGCATGTGCCAGTCGGGCATGTGGTCGCTGTGCGAACGCTCCAATCCTGCTGGCGCCGAACAGGCCAAGCAGATGGGCTATGCCACTGCCGGCCTTTTCGGCTTCTCTCATCTCTATGGCGGGTTCCCGGGCGGCCAGGCCGAATACCTCCGCGTTCCCTATGCCGATGTCGGGCCGATCAAGGTGCCGGAAGGTCTCTCCGACGAACAGGTGCTCTTCCTGTCGGATATCTTCCCGACGGGCTACCAGGCGGCCGAGAACTGCAACATCCAGCGCGGTGACACCGTTGCCGTCTTCGGCTGCGGACCGGTCGGCCTGTTCGCCATCAAGTCGGCTTTCATGCTCGGTGCCGAGCGCGTTATCGCTATCGACACCGTTCCGGAACGCCTGGCGCTGGCTCGCCAGTCAGGCGCCGAGACGCTCGATTATGCGGCAGGTAACCTCCAGCAGCGCATCGTCGAAATGACCAACGGCAAGGGACCGGATTCGGTCATCGAAGCCGTCGGCATGGAAAGCCATGGCGAAGGCGGAATCATGGAAACCCTGCAGACCGACCTCACTTCGATGGAGCGGCCCTATGCACTGCAGCAGGCAATCATGGCCTGCCGTCCCGGGGGCACGGTGTCGCTGCCCGGCGTCTTCGTCGGCGCGGCTGTTCCGGTTGCGCTCGGTGCGGCGTTCGGCAAGGCGCTCACCTTCAAGATGGGCCAGACTCATGTCCAGCGCCATCTCGAGCCGTTGATGAAGCGCATCCTCGAGGGTGAGATCGATCCGTCGTTCATTATCACCCATCGCATCGGCCTCGAAGACGGTCCGGAAGCCTACAAGACCTTCCGCGACAAGAAAGATGGCTGCGTCAAGGTGGTCATCCACCCTAATGCCTGA
- a CDS encoding heavy metal translocating P-type ATPase: MASNAHHHDAHHGHSHASGNGMQPVTRDPVCGMIVDPDAGKPHLAYEGRTYHFCCNGCRTKFEADPGAFLTARDPVCGMSVDRATAAHFLRHEGAKHYFCSAGCQAKFEANPAAYVDGAAPAASAMPAGTQYTCPMHPEIVSDKPGDCPKCGMALEPMGVPAADEGPNPELADFMRRLFVSVVLAVPLLVLGMGPMVGLPFDTLIGERLTGWIELLLATPVVVWAALPFFRRAWNSVLNRSPNMWTLIGLGVGAAYLYSVVALLAPDLFPMAMTAHGTGVPVYFEAAAVVVALVFVGQVLELKAREQTGSAIRALMALAPDTAQRVGPDGTDQTVALDLVRLGDRLRLRPGERVPVDGTVAEGSSTVDESMISGEALPVEKQVGAMLTGGTINGNGTMVMVAEKIGADTTLSRIVGMVALAQRTRAPVQGMVDRVSAVFVPTVVLAAFFTFGIWMTVGPEPRLAHALMAAVAVLIIACPCALGLATPMSVMIATGRGAREGVLIRDAEALERFAGVDTLVIDKTGTLTEGKPELTDIIAVEGMTEDRLLQLAAGLEQGSEHPLAAAILEAAKRRGIAAAAVADFKATTGMGIGGIIEATSAGLGNGAMMEALGADPAPLRDRAESLRRDGRTVVFLAIDGKLAGLLAVADRMKPTAGAAIAALHRSGLKIIMATGDAAATAEAVARQLGIDEVHAGLLPEGKKALVDALHSAGARVAMAGDGINDAPALAAADVGIAMGTGADVAMESAGITLVKGDLGGILRGRRLSQATIRNIRQNLIFAFGYNALGIPLAAGSLYPVFGLLLSPMIAAAAMSLSSVSVIANALRLRHEKLQEAT; the protein is encoded by the coding sequence ATGGCATCGAACGCCCACCATCACGACGCGCATCATGGTCACTCCCATGCCTCCGGCAATGGCATGCAGCCCGTCACCCGCGATCCCGTCTGCGGCATGATCGTCGATCCCGATGCGGGTAAGCCGCATCTGGCTTACGAAGGCCGCACATACCATTTCTGCTGCAACGGATGCCGGACGAAATTCGAGGCTGACCCGGGTGCATTCCTGACGGCCCGAGACCCTGTTTGCGGCATGTCTGTCGACCGGGCGACGGCGGCGCATTTCCTGCGGCACGAGGGCGCGAAACACTATTTCTGCTCGGCCGGTTGCCAGGCGAAGTTCGAAGCCAACCCGGCAGCCTATGTCGATGGAGCGGCCCCTGCCGCTTCGGCAATGCCTGCGGGCACCCAGTACACCTGCCCGATGCACCCCGAAATCGTCAGCGACAAGCCCGGCGATTGCCCGAAATGCGGCATGGCGCTGGAGCCGATGGGCGTTCCGGCCGCAGACGAAGGCCCGAACCCGGAGCTTGCCGACTTCATGCGCCGGCTCTTTGTGAGTGTGGTCCTTGCTGTGCCATTACTTGTTCTCGGTATGGGGCCGATGGTCGGCCTGCCTTTCGACACCCTGATCGGCGAGCGCCTGACTGGCTGGATCGAGCTTCTGCTGGCAACGCCGGTGGTGGTCTGGGCTGCCCTGCCCTTTTTCCGCCGGGCCTGGAATTCGGTGCTCAACCGCAGCCCGAACATGTGGACCCTGATCGGTCTCGGCGTCGGCGCCGCTTATCTCTATAGCGTCGTCGCCCTGCTGGCGCCCGATCTTTTTCCGATGGCCATGACGGCCCATGGCACCGGCGTGCCGGTCTATTTCGAGGCTGCGGCCGTCGTCGTGGCGCTGGTGTTTGTCGGCCAGGTGCTCGAACTCAAGGCACGCGAACAGACCGGCTCTGCCATCCGCGCCCTGATGGCCCTCGCGCCTGACACGGCACAGCGGGTCGGGCCAGATGGCACGGACCAGACGGTGGCGCTCGATCTGGTGCGCCTCGGTGATCGCCTGCGGCTGCGTCCCGGCGAACGGGTGCCGGTCGATGGCACGGTTGCCGAAGGCAGCTCGACGGTCGATGAATCAATGATCTCGGGCGAGGCCCTGCCCGTCGAAAAGCAGGTTGGCGCAATGCTCACCGGCGGCACCATCAACGGTAACGGCACCATGGTGATGGTGGCCGAGAAGATCGGCGCCGATACGACGCTGTCGCGCATCGTCGGCATGGTGGCGCTGGCGCAGCGCACGCGAGCGCCGGTGCAGGGCATGGTCGATCGGGTCTCGGCGGTCTTTGTGCCGACTGTCGTACTGGCCGCTTTTTTCACCTTCGGCATCTGGATGACGGTCGGACCGGAACCTCGGCTTGCCCATGCGCTGATGGCGGCGGTTGCGGTACTGATCATCGCCTGCCCTTGCGCTCTGGGTCTGGCGACGCCGATGTCGGTGATGATCGCCACCGGCCGTGGCGCGCGCGAGGGGGTGCTCATCCGTGATGCCGAAGCGCTGGAGCGCTTTGCCGGCGTCGATACGCTGGTGATCGACAAGACGGGCACACTGACCGAGGGCAAGCCCGAGCTCACGGATATCATCGCCGTCGAGGGTATGACGGAGGACCGGCTGTTGCAGCTCGCTGCCGGTCTCGAACAGGGCTCCGAGCATCCACTGGCAGCAGCCATCCTCGAGGCCGCGAAGCGACGGGGCATCGCTGCGGCCGCCGTTGCCGACTTCAAGGCGACAACAGGCATGGGCATTGGCGGCATCATCGAGGCAACATCCGCTGGCCTCGGCAATGGGGCTATGATGGAGGCGCTGGGCGCCGATCCGGCACCGCTCCGCGACCGGGCAGAGAGCCTGCGCCGCGACGGCAGGACTGTGGTTTTCCTCGCCATCGACGGCAAGCTCGCCGGCCTGCTCGCTGTGGCCGACCGGATGAAGCCGACGGCCGGAGCAGCGATTGCTGCCCTGCACCGGAGCGGCCTGAAAATCATCATGGCGACGGGTGATGCGGCGGCGACGGCCGAGGCGGTCGCCCGGCAGTTGGGCATCGACGAGGTTCATGCCGGGCTGTTGCCGGAGGGCAAGAAGGCGCTGGTCGATGCGCTGCATTCCGCAGGCGCCCGGGTGGCGATGGCGGGCGACGGTATCAACGATGCGCCGGCGCTGGCCGCAGCCGATGTCGGCATTGCCATGGGCACCGGCGCAGATGTGGCGATGGAGAGCGCCGGCATCACGCTGGTGAAGGGCGATCTTGGCGGCATCCTCAGGGGCCGACGCCTGTCGCAGGCGACGATCCGCAACATCCGCCAGAACCTGATCTTCGCCTTCGGCTACAATGCGCTCGGCATTCCGCTGGCCGCAGGCAGTCTCTATCCGGTGTTCGGCCTGCTGCTGTCGCCGATGATCGCGGCAGCGGCCATGAGCCTGTCTTCCGTCTCGGTGATCGCCAATGCCCTCCGGCTGCGCCACGAAAAGCTTCAGGAGGCGACATGA
- a CDS encoding ArsR/SmtB family transcription factor, producing MENPIFEQKSTFLSAMANEQRLRVLDILTRGEMPVGALADMIGLSQSALSQHLAKLRSAHMVKTRRDAQTVYYTVNSESVRKVLALLEEIFDAPEVKAEELKAG from the coding sequence TTGGAAAACCCTATCTTCGAGCAAAAGTCAACGTTCCTGAGCGCTATGGCCAACGAGCAGCGGCTGCGTGTTCTCGATATCCTGACGCGGGGCGAAATGCCGGTCGGCGCATTGGCCGATATGATCGGGCTTAGCCAGTCGGCGCTGTCGCAGCACCTCGCGAAGCTTCGCTCGGCCCACATGGTGAAGACCCGCCGCGATGCGCAGACGGTCTACTACACCGTCAATTCGGAAAGTGTTCGCAAGGTCCTGGCGCTGCTCGAGGAAATCTTCGACGCCCCAGAGGTCAAGGCAGAGGAACTCAAGGCGGGCTGA
- a CDS encoding sensor domain-containing diguanylate cyclase → MQGLGLKPDNEAERLIAVRSLSSARGGATTEMEALAGLARNVFGTAFAAINIVEEDWLRIAGQAGLVLGDCGRDQSICTRVVYGNDLLVVPDLKEDPELRHLPFVDGDPFFRFYAGAPVELDPGLAVGAFCILDTHPRELDVLQIETLRNFAVVASALLRLQKSNIVMSLTEQDLRTAAMTDPLTGFFNRSALPAFVDSALTKALESDRPFGALYIDLDGFKAINDRLGHHGGDDILRQGAERIRAVIRSSDIAVRMGGDEFAIFSPELGSPRATAALAERVVGAFREPFVIEGEMIRVSVSVGAAVAPEAGNDRQTLLKNVDDALYRAKSAGRDQFALYRQ, encoded by the coding sequence GTGCAAGGACTTGGGCTGAAGCCAGACAACGAGGCGGAACGGCTGATTGCCGTCCGTTCCCTGAGTTCTGCACGCGGTGGCGCGACCACCGAAATGGAAGCTCTGGCAGGACTTGCCCGCAATGTTTTCGGAACTGCCTTTGCGGCCATCAACATCGTAGAGGAGGACTGGCTTCGCATAGCCGGTCAGGCGGGCCTGGTGCTCGGCGATTGCGGCCGCGACCAGTCGATCTGCACACGGGTCGTCTACGGCAACGACCTGCTCGTCGTCCCCGATCTGAAGGAAGATCCCGAGCTCAGGCATCTCCCCTTCGTCGACGGCGATCCCTTTTTCCGCTTTTATGCAGGAGCACCGGTCGAGCTCGATCCGGGGTTGGCAGTGGGCGCATTCTGTATTCTCGACACCCATCCGCGCGAGCTCGACGTCTTGCAGATCGAGACATTGCGAAACTTTGCGGTGGTCGCCAGCGCTCTGTTGCGGCTGCAAAAGTCGAATATCGTCATGTCGCTCACCGAGCAGGATCTCCGCACGGCGGCGATGACGGACCCGCTCACCGGTTTCTTCAACCGATCGGCGCTGCCGGCCTTCGTCGATAGCGCTTTGACAAAGGCCCTCGAATCCGACCGCCCGTTCGGAGCGCTCTATATCGACCTTGACGGGTTCAAGGCGATCAATGACCGGCTCGGCCATCACGGCGGCGACGATATCCTGCGCCAGGGGGCGGAGCGCATCCGCGCAGTCATCCGCTCGAGCGACATCGCCGTGCGCATGGGCGGCGACGAGTTTGCCATCTTCTCTCCGGAACTCGGCAGCCCCAGAGCAACAGCCGCATTGGCGGAACGGGTGGTCGGGGCCTTCCGCGAGCCTTTTGTGATCGAGGGGGAAATGATCCGCGTCAGCGTCAGCGTCGGAGCGGCCGTGGCACCGGAGGCCGGCAATGATCGGCAGACGCTTCTGAAGAATGTCGACGACGCACTGTACCGGGCGAAATCGGCAGGACGCGACCAGTTCGCCTTGTACCGCCAATAA
- a CDS encoding RHE_PE00001 family protein, which yields MRYELSAAQMSALLPAIIHAEDRLARLDERVLRHAIGDGFRERGHFFDAVAALWVGGELVHVEDLVLHDAHMDARTPTHELTIAHALLRTRRRLWQAEPGWGLDPAGIAALRGSGETGGSEASTATADPESETGAEDAFSLEMAAIDAVLARSDRLLEETKGRAPETKAAVDDDPLGLIHDDEWDESERLREWRSVIGDADGMPPALGAAVLYDAWERLEPLRRQHWLGGLLTASYLRSRGKVTSHLFCLNVGMKAIRFERRRAPDRLTRLTAFLEAMAEAAEAGLKELDRLTLARTQMERRLKDRRSNSSLPATIDLVLSRPIVSAGMVARHAGITPRGALNLVADLGIREMTGRGRYRGWGVL from the coding sequence ATGCGATATGAGCTTTCTGCGGCACAGATGTCCGCCCTCCTTCCGGCCATCATTCATGCCGAAGACCGGTTGGCCCGGCTGGACGAACGGGTGCTGCGCCACGCCATCGGCGACGGATTTCGCGAGCGCGGCCATTTCTTCGATGCCGTCGCGGCTCTCTGGGTTGGCGGTGAACTGGTGCATGTCGAGGATCTCGTGCTGCACGACGCCCATATGGATGCCCGCACGCCGACCCATGAACTGACCATCGCCCACGCGCTGCTCCGCACGCGGCGCCGGCTGTGGCAGGCGGAGCCCGGCTGGGGGCTCGATCCAGCCGGCATTGCAGCCTTGCGCGGATCGGGCGAGACGGGCGGCAGCGAAGCTTCGACTGCGACCGCCGATCCCGAGTCGGAGACCGGGGCCGAAGATGCCTTCAGCCTGGAGATGGCAGCGATCGATGCGGTGCTGGCCCGCTCGGACCGGCTTCTGGAGGAGACCAAAGGCCGCGCGCCGGAAACCAAGGCAGCCGTAGATGACGATCCGCTGGGCCTGATCCACGACGATGAATGGGATGAAAGCGAGCGCCTGCGCGAATGGCGTTCCGTGATCGGTGATGCAGACGGGATGCCGCCTGCACTGGGCGCAGCGGTGCTTTACGATGCCTGGGAACGCCTTGAGCCGCTGCGTCGGCAGCACTGGCTTGGGGGGCTTCTGACGGCCAGCTATCTCCGGTCGCGCGGCAAGGTGACCTCCCACCTGTTCTGCCTCAATGTCGGGATGAAGGCCATCCGCTTCGAGCGACGGCGCGCACCCGACCGCCTCACGCGGCTGACCGCTTTTCTCGAGGCGATGGCGGAGGCGGCCGAGGCGGGGCTGAAGGAACTGGACCGGCTGACGCTGGCAAGGACGCAGATGGAACGACGGCTCAAGGATCGCCGCTCCAACAGCAGCCTGCCGGCAACCATCGACCTCGTACTGTCGCGACCGATCGTCTCAGCCGGCATGGTCGCCCGCCATGCCGGTATTACCCCGCGCGGCGCCCTCAACCTTGTCGCCGATCTCGGCATCCGCGAAATGACCGGGCGCGGGCGCTACCGAGGCTGGGGCGTGCTTTGA
- the cueR gene encoding Cu(I)-responsive transcriptional regulator has translation MNIGDASDRSGLPAKTIRYYEEIGLVSPDRSSNGYRDYREADIHKLRFLQRSRGLGFSVEECRQLLALYGDRDRASADVRQIASAKLSEIDRKIRELSELRRTLETLVHACHGNDRPDCPILEELAEGPGDGQPS, from the coding sequence ATGAACATCGGCGATGCATCGGACCGGTCGGGCCTGCCGGCAAAGACCATTCGCTACTACGAGGAGATCGGCCTTGTCAGCCCCGACCGCAGCAGCAACGGTTATCGCGACTACCGCGAGGCCGACATCCACAAGCTGCGCTTCCTGCAGCGCTCCCGGGGCCTCGGCTTCTCCGTCGAGGAATGCCGCCAGCTGCTGGCGCTCTATGGGGATCGCGACCGCGCCAGTGCCGACGTGCGCCAGATCGCCAGCGCCAAGCTCAGCGAGATCGACCGGAAGATCCGCGAATTGAGCGAGCTGCGCCGCACCCTCGAAACCCTGGTGCACGCCTGCCACGGCAACGACCGTCCGGATTGCCCGATCCTGGAAGAGCTCGCCGAGGGTCCGGGCGACGGGCAGCCCTCTTAG
- a CDS encoding DUF6074 family protein — protein sequence MASKLSELLSVVGNGNIVVFPVASRAGDIERCARELDDKHGTDAVDYWKTECRRLAAQLTAVGLSEDDVRRQVMLFQDEVQAELVRRHQDRQHVEAPAEKQG from the coding sequence ATGGCGTCGAAGTTGAGTGAACTGCTGAGTGTCGTTGGCAATGGCAATATCGTGGTGTTTCCGGTGGCAAGTCGTGCGGGTGATATCGAGCGTTGTGCGCGTGAACTGGACGACAAGCATGGCACCGACGCTGTCGATTACTGGAAAACTGAATGCCGAAGGTTGGCCGCGCAGCTGACGGCGGTGGGTCTTTCCGAGGATGACGTCCGCCGCCAGGTGATGCTGTTCCAGGACGAGGTACAGGCCGAGCTCGTGCGGCGCCACCAAGATCGCCAGCACGTCGAGGCGCCGGCCGAAAAGCAGGGCTGA
- a CDS encoding glutamine synthetase beta-grasp domain-containing protein: MTKYKLEYIWLDGYTPVPNLRGKTQIKEFAAFPTLEELPLWGFDGSSTMQAEGRSSDCVLKPVAVFPDSERLNGVLVMCEVMMPDGVTPHPSNSRATILDDAGAWFGFEQEYFFYENGRPLGFPEAGYPAPQGPYYTGVGYSNVGSIARQIVEEHLDICLAAGINHEGINAEVAKGQWEFQIFGKGSKRAADEMWIARYLLQRLTEKYGVDIEYHCKPLGDTDWNGSGMHANFSTAYMREVGGKAYFEALMAAFEKNLMDHINVYGPDNDKRLTGKHETAPWNKFSYGVADRGASIRVPHSFIKNDYKGYLEDRRPNSQGDPYQIASQILKTIAEVPTEGSVSAAA, from the coding sequence ATGACGAAATATAAACTCGAGTACATCTGGCTCGACGGTTACACGCCGGTTCCCAATCTGCGCGGCAAGACGCAGATCAAGGAATTCGCCGCATTCCCAACTCTCGAGGAACTGCCTCTCTGGGGTTTCGACGGATCGTCGACGATGCAGGCCGAAGGCCGCAGCTCCGATTGCGTGCTGAAGCCCGTTGCCGTTTTTCCGGACAGTGAGCGCTTGAACGGCGTTCTCGTCATGTGCGAAGTCATGATGCCGGACGGCGTCACGCCGCATCCTAGCAATTCCCGCGCTACCATCCTCGACGATGCCGGCGCCTGGTTCGGCTTCGAGCAGGAATACTTCTTCTACGAGAACGGCCGTCCGCTGGGCTTCCCAGAAGCCGGCTATCCTGCTCCGCAGGGTCCTTACTACACGGGCGTCGGCTATTCGAACGTTGGCAGCATCGCGCGCCAGATCGTCGAAGAGCACCTCGACATCTGCCTTGCAGCCGGTATCAACCACGAAGGCATCAACGCCGAAGTGGCGAAGGGTCAGTGGGAATTCCAGATCTTCGGCAAGGGCTCCAAGCGCGCCGCCGACGAAATGTGGATAGCCCGCTACCTGCTGCAGCGCCTGACCGAAAAGTACGGCGTCGATATCGAATATCACTGCAAGCCGCTCGGCGACACAGACTGGAACGGCTCGGGCATGCACGCCAACTTCTCGACCGCCTACATGCGCGAAGTCGGCGGCAAGGCCTATTTCGAAGCCCTGATGGCAGCCTTCGAAAAGAACCTGATGGACCACATCAATGTCTACGGTCCTGACAACGACAAGCGCCTCACCGGCAAGCACGAAACTGCTCCGTGGAACAAGTTCTCCTACGGCGTTGCCGACCGTGGTGCATCGATCCGCGTGCCGCACTCGTTCATCAAGAACGACTACAAGGGCTACCTCGAAGATCGCCGCCCGAACTCGCAGGGCGACCCCTACCAGATCGCTTCGCAGATCCTGAAGACCATTGCAGAAGTTCCGACCGAAGGCAGCGTCTCCGCCGCCGCATAA